Proteins from a single region of Callithrix jacchus isolate 240 chromosome 12, calJac240_pri, whole genome shotgun sequence:
- the IL32 gene encoding interleukin-32 isoform X2 — MVSESLSDGMKKLNARMHQLVDKFTEKMGNKESEPEKVKLSLDDLEDDFRECMLDTVVDCYQGQHLELIPLLEKERDELRLRGNRPPALEAEDPETQEPEESFCDKVMRWFCAMMQRLQMWWQKFVAWVKKVVAALVDAAKAFWKELERFCCSLAELLRSLFSTKEAHRGD, encoded by the exons AGCCTGTCCGATGGCATGAAGAAACTGAATGCTCGAATG CATCAGCTTGTGGACAAATTTACTGAAAAAATGGGAAACAAGGAATCGGAACCTGAAAAG GTGAAGTTGAGCCTGGATGATCTGGAG GACGACTTCAGAGAGTGCATGTTGGACACCGTGGTGGATTGCTATCAAGGACAGCACCTG GAGCTCATTCCTCtacttgaaaaagaaagagatgaattACGACTCAGAGGCAACAGACCCCCTGCTCTGGAAGCTGAGGACCCCGAAACCCAGGAGCCCGAGGAGAGCTTTTGTGACAAGGTGATGAGATGGTTCTGCGCCATGATGCAGCGgctgcagatgtggtggcagaAGTTTGTGGCCTGGGTGAAGAAGGTGGTGGCGGCCCTGGTCGATGCAGCAAAGGCCTTCTGGAAAGAGCTTGAGCGTTTCTGCTGCTCTCTGGCAGAGCTCCTCAGGTCCCTTTTCAGTACTAAGGAAGCCCATAGAGGGGATTGA
- the ZSCAN10 gene encoding zinc finger and SCAN domain-containing protein 10 isoform X2 produces MLPVSGGHGAEGIPEPAPGALRPLAAAGSAHQEADPGAACAGAVPECAAATPPGPPAGAAAQGRGGGGTVAGGRPPGAQPLGATGPQGPSPWPEETSRDQELVAVLESLTFEDVPENKVWPAHPLGFRSRTADKEEFKQEDPKGAAWPAAILAESQADSPEVPGEPPSQTLGPGAADSGPSEDGSLLGGREILEVKVAEGAPEPNPELQFICADCGVSFAQLSRLKAHQLRSHPAGRSFLCLCCGKSFGRSSILKLHMRTHTDERPHACHLCDHRFRQSSHLSKHLLTHSSEPAFLCAECGRGFQRRTSLVQHLLAHAQDQKPPCAPESKAEAPPPTEVLCSHCGQTFQRRSSLKRHLRIHARDKDHRSSEGSGSRRRDSDRRPFVCSDCGKAFRRSEHLVTHRRVHTGERPFSCQACGRSFTQSSQLVSHQRVHTGEKPYACPQCGKRFVRRASLARHLLTHGGPRPHHCTQCGKSFGQPQDLARHQRSHTGEKPCRCSECGEGFSQSAHLARHQRIHTGEKPHACDTCGHRFRNSSNLARHRRSHTGERPYSCQTCGRSFRRNAHLRRHLATHAEPGQEQAEPPQECIECGKSFSRSCNLLRHQLVHTGARPYSCTQCGRSFSRNSHLLRHLRTHARETLY; encoded by the exons ATGCTTCCAGTATCAGGAGGACATGGGGCCGAGGGCATCCCTGAGCCGGCTCCGGGAGCTCTGCGGCCACTGGCTGCGGCCGGCTCTGCACACCAAGAAGCAGATCCTGGAGCTGCTTGTGCTGGAGCAGTTCCTGAGTGTGCTGCCGCCACACCTCCTGGGCCGCCTGCAGGGGCAGCCGCTCAGGGACGGGGAGGAGGTGGTACTGTTGCTGGAGGGCGTCCACCAGGAGCCCAGCCACTCGGGGCCACTG GTCCCCAGGGCCCCTCGCCATGGCCAGAGGAGACTTCCCGAGATCAGGAGCTGGTGGCCGTGCTG GAGTCCCTGACCTTTGAGGATGTGCCAGAGAATAAGGTGTGGCCTGCACACCCCCTGG GATTCAGAAGCAGAACCGCAGACAAGGAGGAGTTTAAACAAGAAGACCCCAAAGGGGCTGCCTGGCCCGCTGCCATCTTAGCAGAGTCCCAGGCAGACAGTCCTGAGGTGCCAGGAGAGCCTCCCTCCCAGACACTCGGACCGGGCGCTGCGGACAGCGGCCCCAGTGAAGATGGGTCCCTTCTTGGTGGCAGGGAAATACTGGAGGTCAAAGTGGCCGAGGGCGCCCCCGAGCCCAATCCGGAGTTGCAGTTCATCTGCGCGGACTGCGGGGTGAGCTTCGCGCAGTTGTCCCGCCTAAAAGCGCACCAGCTGCGCTCGCACCCGGCCGGGCGCTCCTTCCTGTGCCTGTGCTGCGGGAAGAGCTTCGGCCGCAGCTCCATCCTCAAGCTGCACATGCGCACTCACACGGACGAGCGGCCACACGCCTGCCACCTGTGCGACCACCGCTTCCGCCAGAGCTCGCACCTGAGCAAGCACCTGCTCACCCACTCCTCCGAGCCCGCCTTCCTGTGCGCCGAGTGCGGCCGCGGCTTCCAGCGCCGCACCAGCCTCGTGCAGCACCTGCTGGCGCACGCCCAGGACCAGAAGCCGCCCTGCGCGCCTGAGAGCAAGGCCGAAGCGCCGCCGCCAACCGAGGTCCTGTGCTCCCACTGCGGCCAGACCTTTCAGCGCCGCTCCAGCCTCAAGCGCCACCTGCGGATCCATGCCAGGGACAAGGACCACCGGTCCTCTGAAGGCTCCGGCAGCCGCCGCCGGGACTCCGACCGGAGGCCCTTCGTGTGCAGCGACTGCGGCAAAGCCTTCCGGCGCAGTGAGCACCTGGTGACCCACCGGCGGGTGCACACGGGCGAGCGGCCCTTCTCCTGCCAGGCTTGTGGCCGCAGCTTCACGCAGAGCTCGCAGCTGGTCAGCCACCAACGGGTGCACACCGGCGAGAAGCCGTACGCCTGCCCGCAGTGCGGGAAGCGCTTTGTGCGCCGGGCCAGCCTGGCCCGCCACCTGCTGACCCACGGTGGCCCTCGgccccaccactgcacccagtgcgGCAAGAGCTTTGGCCAGCCCCAGGACCTTGCCCGCCACCAGCGCAGCCACACGGGCGAGAAGCCCTGCCGCTGCAGCGAGTGCGGTGAGGGCTTCAGCCAGAGCGCCCACCTGGCGCGCCACCAGCGCATCCACACTGGGGAGAAGCCCCACGCGTGCGACACCTGCGGCCACCGCTTCCGCAATAGCTCCAACCTGGCCCGCCACCGCCGCAGCCACACAGGCGAGCGGCCTTATAGCTGCCAGACATGTGGCCGCAGCTTCCGGCGCAACGCGCACCTACGGCGGCACCTGGCTACCCATGCAGAGCCCGGGCAGGAGCAGGCCGAGCCCCCACAGGAGTGCATAGAGTGCGGCAAGAGCTTCAGCCGCAGCTGCAACCTGCTGCGACACCAGCTGGTGCACACGGGCGCCAGGCCCTACTCTTGCACGCAATGTGGCCGCAGCTTCAGCCGCAACTCCCACCTGCTGCGCCACCTGCGCACCCATGCCCGCGAGACGCTTTACTAG
- the ZSCAN10 gene encoding zinc finger and SCAN domain-containing protein 10 isoform X1 yields the protein MLEESVPAALEQEQLGEVKVEEEEATGPEDPRRPESRLRPEVAHQLFRCFQYQEDMGPRASLSRLRELCGHWLRPALHTKKQILELLVLEQFLSVLPPHLLGRLQGQPLRDGEEVVLLLEGVHQEPSHSGPLDFSCNAGKSCPRADITLEEQGCVSQVPSHSPKKEVPTEEPPVLGLSDEPPRPLSEPAKPAELGQWRLPSSSRQLPSPGPQKTFQSLQESSPQGPSPWPEETSRDQELVAVLESLTFEDVPENKVWPAHPLGFRSRTADKEEFKQEDPKGAAWPAAILAESQADSPEVPGEPPSQTLGPGAADSGPSEDGSLLGGREILEVKVAEGAPEPNPELQFICADCGVSFAQLSRLKAHQLRSHPAGRSFLCLCCGKSFGRSSILKLHMRTHTDERPHACHLCDHRFRQSSHLSKHLLTHSSEPAFLCAECGRGFQRRTSLVQHLLAHAQDQKPPCAPESKAEAPPPTEVLCSHCGQTFQRRSSLKRHLRIHARDKDHRSSEGSGSRRRDSDRRPFVCSDCGKAFRRSEHLVTHRRVHTGERPFSCQACGRSFTQSSQLVSHQRVHTGEKPYACPQCGKRFVRRASLARHLLTHGGPRPHHCTQCGKSFGQPQDLARHQRSHTGEKPCRCSECGEGFSQSAHLARHQRIHTGEKPHACDTCGHRFRNSSNLARHRRSHTGERPYSCQTCGRSFRRNAHLRRHLATHAEPGQEQAEPPQECIECGKSFSRSCNLLRHQLVHTGARPYSCTQCGRSFSRNSHLLRHLRTHARETLY from the exons ATGCTTGAAGAATCAGTCCCAGCTGCCCTGGAGCAGGAGCAGCTGGGGGAAGTcaaagtggaggaggaggaggctacTGGCCCAGAGGACCCCAGGCGGCCAGAGTCCAGGCTGAGGCCCGAGGTGGCTCATCAGCTATTCAGATGCTTCCAGTATCAGGAGGACATGGGGCCGAGGGCATCCCTGAGCCGGCTCCGGGAGCTCTGCGGCCACTGGCTGCGGCCGGCTCTGCACACCAAGAAGCAGATCCTGGAGCTGCTTGTGCTGGAGCAGTTCCTGAGTGTGCTGCCGCCACACCTCCTGGGCCGCCTGCAGGGGCAGCCGCTCAGGGACGGGGAGGAGGTGGTACTGTTGCTGGAGGGCGTCCACCAGGAGCCCAGCCACTCGGGGCCACTG GATTTTAGTTGTAATGCTGGCAAGAGCTGTCCCCGTGCAGACATCACCTTGGAGGAACAGGGGTGTGTTTCCCAGGTCCCCAGCCACAGCCCCAAGAAGGAAGTGCCCACAGAAGAGCCTCCAGTGCTGGGCCTGTCGGATGAGCCTCCCCGACCCCTGTCAGAGCCTGCCAAGCCTGCTGAGCTGGGACAGTGGAGACTTCCTTCAAGTTCAAGGCAGCTGCCCAGCCCGGGGCCCCAGAAGACATTCCAGTCCCTCCAAGAAAGCA GTCCCCAGGGCCCCTCGCCATGGCCAGAGGAGACTTCCCGAGATCAGGAGCTGGTGGCCGTGCTG GAGTCCCTGACCTTTGAGGATGTGCCAGAGAATAAGGTGTGGCCTGCACACCCCCTGG GATTCAGAAGCAGAACCGCAGACAAGGAGGAGTTTAAACAAGAAGACCCCAAAGGGGCTGCCTGGCCCGCTGCCATCTTAGCAGAGTCCCAGGCAGACAGTCCTGAGGTGCCAGGAGAGCCTCCCTCCCAGACACTCGGACCGGGCGCTGCGGACAGCGGCCCCAGTGAAGATGGGTCCCTTCTTGGTGGCAGGGAAATACTGGAGGTCAAAGTGGCCGAGGGCGCCCCCGAGCCCAATCCGGAGTTGCAGTTCATCTGCGCGGACTGCGGGGTGAGCTTCGCGCAGTTGTCCCGCCTAAAAGCGCACCAGCTGCGCTCGCACCCGGCCGGGCGCTCCTTCCTGTGCCTGTGCTGCGGGAAGAGCTTCGGCCGCAGCTCCATCCTCAAGCTGCACATGCGCACTCACACGGACGAGCGGCCACACGCCTGCCACCTGTGCGACCACCGCTTCCGCCAGAGCTCGCACCTGAGCAAGCACCTGCTCACCCACTCCTCCGAGCCCGCCTTCCTGTGCGCCGAGTGCGGCCGCGGCTTCCAGCGCCGCACCAGCCTCGTGCAGCACCTGCTGGCGCACGCCCAGGACCAGAAGCCGCCCTGCGCGCCTGAGAGCAAGGCCGAAGCGCCGCCGCCAACCGAGGTCCTGTGCTCCCACTGCGGCCAGACCTTTCAGCGCCGCTCCAGCCTCAAGCGCCACCTGCGGATCCATGCCAGGGACAAGGACCACCGGTCCTCTGAAGGCTCCGGCAGCCGCCGCCGGGACTCCGACCGGAGGCCCTTCGTGTGCAGCGACTGCGGCAAAGCCTTCCGGCGCAGTGAGCACCTGGTGACCCACCGGCGGGTGCACACGGGCGAGCGGCCCTTCTCCTGCCAGGCTTGTGGCCGCAGCTTCACGCAGAGCTCGCAGCTGGTCAGCCACCAACGGGTGCACACCGGCGAGAAGCCGTACGCCTGCCCGCAGTGCGGGAAGCGCTTTGTGCGCCGGGCCAGCCTGGCCCGCCACCTGCTGACCCACGGTGGCCCTCGgccccaccactgcacccagtgcgGCAAGAGCTTTGGCCAGCCCCAGGACCTTGCCCGCCACCAGCGCAGCCACACGGGCGAGAAGCCCTGCCGCTGCAGCGAGTGCGGTGAGGGCTTCAGCCAGAGCGCCCACCTGGCGCGCCACCAGCGCATCCACACTGGGGAGAAGCCCCACGCGTGCGACACCTGCGGCCACCGCTTCCGCAATAGCTCCAACCTGGCCCGCCACCGCCGCAGCCACACAGGCGAGCGGCCTTATAGCTGCCAGACATGTGGCCGCAGCTTCCGGCGCAACGCGCACCTACGGCGGCACCTGGCTACCCATGCAGAGCCCGGGCAGGAGCAGGCCGAGCCCCCACAGGAGTGCATAGAGTGCGGCAAGAGCTTCAGCCGCAGCTGCAACCTGCTGCGACACCAGCTGGTGCACACGGGCGCCAGGCCCTACTCTTGCACGCAATGTGGCCGCAGCTTCAGCCGCAACTCCCACCTGCTGCGCCACCTGCGCACCCATGCCCGCGAGACGCTTTACTAG
- the ZSCAN10 gene encoding zinc finger and SCAN domain-containing protein 10 isoform X3 yields the protein MRTHTDERPHACHLCDHRFRQSSHLSKHLLTHSSEPAFLCAECGRGFQRRTSLVQHLLAHAQDQKPPCAPESKAEAPPPTEVLCSHCGQTFQRRSSLKRHLRIHARDKDHRSSEGSGSRRRDSDRRPFVCSDCGKAFRRSEHLVTHRRVHTGERPFSCQACGRSFTQSSQLVSHQRVHTGEKPYACPQCGKRFVRRASLARHLLTHGGPRPHHCTQCGKSFGQPQDLARHQRSHTGEKPCRCSECGEGFSQSAHLARHQRIHTGEKPHACDTCGHRFRNSSNLARHRRSHTGERPYSCQTCGRSFRRNAHLRRHLATHAEPGQEQAEPPQECIECGKSFSRSCNLLRHQLVHTGARPYSCTQCGRSFSRNSHLLRHLRTHARETLY from the coding sequence ATGCGCACTCACACGGACGAGCGGCCACACGCCTGCCACCTGTGCGACCACCGCTTCCGCCAGAGCTCGCACCTGAGCAAGCACCTGCTCACCCACTCCTCCGAGCCCGCCTTCCTGTGCGCCGAGTGCGGCCGCGGCTTCCAGCGCCGCACCAGCCTCGTGCAGCACCTGCTGGCGCACGCCCAGGACCAGAAGCCGCCCTGCGCGCCTGAGAGCAAGGCCGAAGCGCCGCCGCCAACCGAGGTCCTGTGCTCCCACTGCGGCCAGACCTTTCAGCGCCGCTCCAGCCTCAAGCGCCACCTGCGGATCCATGCCAGGGACAAGGACCACCGGTCCTCTGAAGGCTCCGGCAGCCGCCGCCGGGACTCCGACCGGAGGCCCTTCGTGTGCAGCGACTGCGGCAAAGCCTTCCGGCGCAGTGAGCACCTGGTGACCCACCGGCGGGTGCACACGGGCGAGCGGCCCTTCTCCTGCCAGGCTTGTGGCCGCAGCTTCACGCAGAGCTCGCAGCTGGTCAGCCACCAACGGGTGCACACCGGCGAGAAGCCGTACGCCTGCCCGCAGTGCGGGAAGCGCTTTGTGCGCCGGGCCAGCCTGGCCCGCCACCTGCTGACCCACGGTGGCCCTCGgccccaccactgcacccagtgcgGCAAGAGCTTTGGCCAGCCCCAGGACCTTGCCCGCCACCAGCGCAGCCACACGGGCGAGAAGCCCTGCCGCTGCAGCGAGTGCGGTGAGGGCTTCAGCCAGAGCGCCCACCTGGCGCGCCACCAGCGCATCCACACTGGGGAGAAGCCCCACGCGTGCGACACCTGCGGCCACCGCTTCCGCAATAGCTCCAACCTGGCCCGCCACCGCCGCAGCCACACAGGCGAGCGGCCTTATAGCTGCCAGACATGTGGCCGCAGCTTCCGGCGCAACGCGCACCTACGGCGGCACCTGGCTACCCATGCAGAGCCCGGGCAGGAGCAGGCCGAGCCCCCACAGGAGTGCATAGAGTGCGGCAAGAGCTTCAGCCGCAGCTGCAACCTGCTGCGACACCAGCTGGTGCACACGGGCGCCAGGCCCTACTCTTGCACGCAATGTGGCCGCAGCTTCAGCCGCAACTCCCACCTGCTGCGCCACCTGCGCACCCATGCCCGCGAGACGCTTTACTAG